The following are from one region of the Remersonia thermophila strain ATCC 22073 chromosome 6, whole genome shotgun sequence genome:
- a CDS encoding 60S ribosomal protein eL27, producing MKFLKTSRVCLVTRGRYAGKKVVIIQPVDNGSKTHPYGHALVAGIERYPSKITRRMSKTRQEKRSKVKPFIKVINYNHLMPTRYTLELEGLKSVISADTFKEVSQREEAKKTVKKVLEERYTSGKNRWFFTPLRF from the exons ATGAAGTTCCTGAAGACGTCGAGGGTCTGCCTCGTGACCCGGGGCCGCTacgccggcaagaag GTCGTTATCATCCAGCCCGTCGACAACGGCAGCAAGACACACCCCTATGGCCACGCGCTCGTCGCTGGCATCGAGCGCTACCCCAGCAAGATCACCCGCCGCATGTCCAAGACGAGGCAGGAGAAGCGCTCCAAGGTCAAGCCCTTCATCAAGGTCATCAACTACAACCACCTGATGCCCACCCGCTACACCCTGGAGCTTGAGGGCCTCAAGTCGGTCATCTCGGCCGACACCTTCAAGGAGGTCAgccagcgcgaggaggccaagaagacggtCAAgaaggtgctcgaggagcgctACACGAGCGGCAAGAACCGGTGGTTTTTCACTCCTCTGC GGTTTTGA